In Wenyingzhuangia fucanilytica, the following are encoded in one genomic region:
- a CDS encoding alpha-amylase family protein, which translates to MFKKQCIVALFVAITGVCSAQSIEKEARAKMEKLEKLIKKAEKKKIDVLKEKTTIRTAEVFLKYANWDEKNIEVNKKAFELVPIYKKKAAELAQDLPDFERADVVKMLDKAIEEITLVSQGKIKRIPSPKVNWEQVEVEGDQLTYENRPVFLADYTWKPKTKELTEYHGNQDGFFITPSYVVKEDGTINPKKLEELKSKPNGSLGFIFMNHKSVPKWAEEKFGPGLKMREDTYTAYDIDNPGARDVQEKLIGGMVPYMAGKKFSELGYMMCNEPHFFTQGDKTKNKKLWASGGVSEYTIEKFRVWLSKKHKTITELNKVWETDFKSFETVEIEIPIDISLKGTPKWYDWAYFNMERVTEWYTFIKNTTQKYDANAKVHLKIMPNLWTDNQRIHGIDLEALTDLSGIIGNDSGAAHSKLWGKDLEWEKDYKFEWRELCMGFDFMKSVSPNKVNFNSELHYLSTVRSRDLYLDPAYARASFWLAHTYGMTASQIWYWPREANGAISKKAQNDKGYAGSNNQQPRVTNEVAMTMIDLNSFSEEIMAMQRQRKSLRLFYSKTSAINKAKHMDDVFELYEDLEFNGTPIGFVTKDIINKQENTNWDVVLVANTQFVTQEELDAVQSYLNKGGTVFIDKVSFKKNEYGQPLKSTLKASKGTLILVNSLEEMEHQAMELLAQKNLLSPVKVKEQNAIGQKGCLWKAITNKDGKYILSIVNVGKSSANLEISLKGAKKGTVCKDLLKGINVTNTPTLKPNEVFFVEVVDASK; encoded by the coding sequence ATGTTTAAAAAACAATGTATTGTAGCTCTTTTTGTTGCCATAACAGGAGTGTGCTCAGCTCAGTCTATTGAAAAAGAGGCACGAGCTAAAATGGAAAAATTAGAAAAATTAATCAAAAAGGCAGAAAAGAAAAAGATTGATGTTTTAAAAGAAAAAACAACTATTCGTACAGCTGAAGTATTTTTAAAATATGCGAATTGGGATGAAAAAAATATAGAAGTAAACAAAAAAGCTTTTGAATTGGTGCCTATTTATAAAAAAAAGGCAGCAGAATTAGCTCAGGATTTACCTGATTTTGAAAGAGCAGATGTGGTAAAGATGCTTGATAAAGCTATTGAGGAAATAACATTGGTGTCTCAAGGAAAAATAAAAAGAATTCCAAGTCCAAAAGTAAATTGGGAACAAGTAGAGGTAGAGGGAGACCAATTAACTTATGAGAATAGACCTGTTTTTTTAGCAGATTATACTTGGAAGCCTAAAACCAAAGAATTAACAGAGTATCATGGAAATCAAGATGGTTTTTTTATAACTCCGTCTTATGTGGTTAAAGAAGATGGAACCATCAATCCTAAAAAATTAGAAGAATTAAAAAGCAAACCTAATGGTTCTTTAGGGTTTATTTTTATGAATCATAAAAGTGTTCCAAAATGGGCTGAAGAAAAATTTGGTCCAGGTTTAAAAATGAGAGAAGATACCTATACGGCTTATGATATAGATAATCCTGGAGCTCGTGATGTTCAAGAAAAATTAATTGGAGGAATGGTGCCTTATATGGCAGGAAAAAAGTTTTCTGAGTTAGGATATATGATGTGCAATGAACCCCATTTTTTTACACAAGGAGATAAAACTAAAAACAAAAAACTTTGGGCTTCTGGAGGAGTTTCAGAGTATACTATAGAAAAGTTTAGAGTTTGGTTGTCTAAAAAACACAAAACAATTACAGAACTAAATAAAGTTTGGGAAACAGATTTTAAGAGTTTTGAGACTGTTGAAATTGAAATTCCAATTGATATTAGTTTAAAAGGAACTCCAAAATGGTATGATTGGGCATATTTTAATATGGAACGTGTTACAGAGTGGTACACATTTATAAAAAACACTACTCAAAAGTATGATGCAAATGCCAAAGTACACTTAAAAATTATGCCTAATTTATGGACAGATAACCAAAGAATTCACGGAATAGATTTAGAAGCTCTTACAGATTTAAGTGGAATTATTGGGAACGATTCTGGAGCAGCACACTCTAAATTATGGGGAAAAGATTTAGAATGGGAAAAAGATTATAAGTTTGAATGGAGAGAGTTGTGTATGGGATTTGATTTTATGAAATCCGTAAGTCCAAACAAAGTTAATTTCAATTCAGAATTACACTATTTATCTACGGTAAGATCTAGAGATTTATATTTAGATCCTGCATATGCAAGAGCTAGTTTTTGGTTGGCACATACTTATGGAATGACAGCAAGTCAAATATGGTATTGGCCAAGAGAGGCAAACGGTGCTATTTCTAAGAAAGCTCAAAATGATAAAGGATACGCAGGTTCTAATAATCAGCAACCAAGAGTAACAAATGAAGTTGCGATGACTATGATTGATTTGAATAGTTTTTCAGAAGAAATTATGGCCATGCAACGTCAAAGAAAATCATTGCGTTTGTTCTATTCAAAAACATCGGCAATTAATAAAGCCAAACACATGGATGATGTTTTTGAATTGTATGAGGATTTAGAGTTTAATGGAACACCTATTGGTTTTGTAACTAAAGATATTATTAACAAACAAGAAAACACAAATTGGGATGTAGTATTGGTAGCCAATACTCAATTTGTAACACAAGAAGAATTAGATGCTGTTCAATCTTATTTAAACAAAGGAGGAACTGTTTTTATAGATAAAGTTAGTTTTAAGAAAAATGAATATGGACAACCTTTAAAATCAACATTAAAAGCTAGTAAAGGAACATTGATTTTGGTGAATTCTTTAGAAGAAATGGAGCATCAAGCAATGGAGTTATTAGCTCAAAAAAACTTATTATCTCCAGTTAAAGTAAAAGAACAAAATGCAATTGGTCAAAAAGGATGTCTTTGGAAAGCGATTACTAACAAAGATGGAAAGTACATTTTATCTATCGTAAATGTGGGTAAAAGTAGTGCAAACCTAGAAATATCTTTAAAAGGAGCTAAAAAAGGAACCGTTTGTAAAGATTTATTAAAAGGAATTAATGTAACTAATACACCAACACTAAAACCAAATGAAGTGTTTTTTGTAGAGGTTGTAGATGCTAGTAAATAA
- a CDS encoding beta-galactosidase — protein sequence MKIKLQQKNFLIVLFLLTTMVRAQTLTQQAKVKIDTLNALISIAELKGIDVLKEKTTVRTAEVFLKYANWDENNITENTTYFELVARYKDNAAEMANLLPDFERTEINIMLQDAIDYLKLLNAGTVKRKASPHINWEQVTHQGDRLVYQGKSVFLADYTWKPSVDSLTEFHGNQDGFFLTPSYVTDKNGTIRNNIASELSSKPNGSTGFIFLNNKNVPNWAEQEYGLGFKMREDTYTNYDIDNPGAKEMMGMLLAGTVPNMADKKYSELGYMLCNEPHFFTQKDGDKLAWASGPVSSYSIEKFKTWLGNKHGSIQSLNNLWGTSFTSFNDVTIDIPIDVSLKGTPMWYDWAYFNMYRVTEWYTWLKSKIREYDTDAKVHLKIMPNLWTENERIHGIDFETLTTLSDIIGNDSGSENSPMWGGPYEWETHYAFDWRELCMGFDFMKSVSPEKITYNTEVHYLSTGKSRNLYQDPMYARATFWLAHVYAMTASQTWFWARQVDGSIRPNAGKGYGGSNNQQPRIVNEVASTMIDLNAYSDEIMEMQRLRKPIRIFYSKTSAINKSNHMDDLFELYEAMHFDGIPIGFATKDIINAQDANLWDVILVHETEFATEDEIAALQDYLDNGGTIIIDNISLQKNEYGQTSLSTLQVSSGTIINASTISSIKSQAYSILNSKNRFPAVTINETNSQGIKTCVWRCVQNNAGKQVISVVNLGKTASTLTIGLKGASEVYCKDLLKGIPVTTTPTLQPNEVYFVEVSETSYDESIEEYYEFEKADAETPGVIEPNPTGNAASTGWFFQHQNFSFSDEEKAFGDYSLKFDSSVGSETAYQAQGGGNTSPAGSKLNLAAGTYTAKLAVYIDNNSPSKVQTNIASPFKAITWNLSGLSTGTWHYLSQEVTLSETIASKLTFKILDSDIGTKPSVLYFDNLEFTEGSLSSKIINNDIKLMVSPNPSTGNVLIEVPDDFRYDIEVYNVLGSKVKTIENVSNPLSVSLENLGKGVFFFKTAYQGKTIVKRIIIN from the coding sequence ATGAAAATAAAATTACAACAGAAAAACTTTTTAATTGTTTTGTTCTTACTAACAACAATGGTAAGAGCTCAGACATTAACACAGCAAGCAAAAGTTAAAATAGATACTTTAAATGCTTTAATTTCTATTGCTGAACTAAAAGGGATAGATGTATTAAAAGAAAAAACAACAGTTCGTACTGCAGAGGTCTTTTTAAAATATGCGAATTGGGATGAGAATAATATTACTGAAAATACTACTTATTTTGAACTAGTAGCCAGGTATAAAGACAATGCAGCAGAAATGGCCAATTTATTGCCGGATTTTGAAAGAACTGAAATCAATATCATGCTACAAGATGCTATTGATTATTTAAAGTTGTTAAATGCTGGAACGGTTAAGAGAAAGGCAAGTCCACATATCAATTGGGAGCAAGTTACACATCAAGGTGATCGTTTGGTGTATCAAGGGAAATCAGTTTTTTTAGCAGATTATACTTGGAAACCTTCTGTAGATTCTTTAACAGAATTTCACGGAAATCAAGATGGCTTTTTTTTAACACCCTCTTATGTTACGGATAAGAACGGAACCATTAGAAATAATATAGCGAGTGAATTGTCTAGTAAACCAAATGGTTCTACAGGTTTTATTTTTTTAAACAATAAAAATGTACCCAATTGGGCAGAACAAGAATATGGACTAGGCTTTAAAATGCGTGAAGATACCTATACTAATTACGATATAGATAATCCTGGAGCAAAGGAAATGATGGGGATGTTATTGGCAGGTACGGTACCTAATATGGCCGATAAAAAATATTCGGAATTAGGGTATATGTTGTGTAATGAGCCTCATTTTTTTACTCAAAAGGATGGAGATAAATTAGCTTGGGCATCAGGGCCTGTATCATCTTATTCTATTGAGAAGTTTAAAACATGGTTGGGGAATAAACATGGCTCTATCCAATCGTTAAATAATTTGTGGGGTACTTCTTTTACTTCTTTTAACGATGTAACAATTGATATTCCTATTGATGTGAGTTTAAAAGGAACTCCTATGTGGTATGATTGGGCTTATTTTAATATGTATCGTGTTACAGAGTGGTACACTTGGTTAAAATCAAAAATAAGAGAATACGATACCGATGCCAAAGTGCATTTAAAAATTATGCCTAATCTATGGACGGAGAATGAAAGAATTCACGGAATAGATTTTGAAACACTTACTACATTAAGTGATATTATAGGAAACGATTCAGGGTCAGAAAATTCGCCAATGTGGGGAGGGCCTTATGAATGGGAAACCCACTACGCTTTTGATTGGAGAGAACTATGTATGGGGTTTGATTTTATGAAATCTGTAAGTCCAGAGAAAATAACTTATAATACAGAAGTTCACTATTTATCTACAGGAAAGTCAAGAAATTTATATCAAGATCCAATGTATGCAAGAGCTACGTTTTGGTTGGCACATGTGTATGCAATGACTGCCAGTCAAACATGGTTTTGGGCAAGACAAGTGGATGGATCAATTAGGCCAAATGCCGGGAAAGGTTATGGGGGGTCAAATAATCAGCAACCTAGAATTGTAAATGAGGTAGCTTCTACGATGATTGATTTGAATGCCTACTCTGATGAAATTATGGAGATGCAACGCTTAAGAAAGCCTATTCGAATTTTTTATTCTAAAACATCGGCAATTAATAAATCGAATCATATGGATGATTTGTTTGAGTTGTATGAAGCCATGCATTTTGATGGAATTCCTATTGGTTTTGCTACCAAAGATATTATCAATGCACAAGATGCAAATTTATGGGATGTAATTTTGGTTCACGAAACTGAGTTTGCTACCGAAGATGAAATAGCGGCTTTACAAGATTATTTAGATAATGGAGGAACGATTATTATAGATAATATCAGTTTGCAAAAAAACGAATATGGTCAAACATCATTAAGTACCTTACAAGTAAGTAGTGGAACAATTATAAATGCATCTACAATATCATCTATAAAATCTCAAGCTTATTCAATATTAAATAGTAAAAATAGGTTTCCAGCGGTAACCATTAATGAAACTAACAGTCAAGGAATAAAGACCTGTGTTTGGAGATGTGTACAAAATAATGCAGGTAAACAGGTAATTTCTGTGGTTAATTTAGGAAAAACAGCATCAACATTAACCATTGGATTGAAAGGAGCAAGTGAAGTTTATTGTAAAGACTTGTTAAAAGGAATTCCGGTAACCACAACACCTACATTACAACCTAATGAAGTTTATTTTGTAGAAGTTTCAGAAACTTCGTATGATGAATCTATCGAAGAATATTATGAGTTTGAAAAAGCAGATGCTGAAACCCCAGGAGTTATAGAACCCAATCCTACAGGAAATGCAGCTAGTACAGGATGGTTTTTTCAACATCAAAATTTTTCTTTTTCTGATGAAGAAAAAGCATTTGGTGATTATAGCTTAAAGTTTGATTCTTCTGTAGGTTCTGAAACTGCTTATCAAGCACAAGGAGGTGGAAATACTTCTCCAGCTGGATCAAAATTAAATTTAGCAGCAGGAACTTATACAGCTAAATTGGCCGTTTATATAGATAATAATAGCCCATCTAAAGTACAAACAAATATTGCTAGTCCGTTTAAAGCCATTACATGGAATTTATCAGGTTTGAGTACAGGAACATGGCATTACCTATCTCAAGAAGTAACTTTGTCGGAAACCATAGCATCAAAATTAACATTTAAAATACTCGATTCAGATATTGGTACAAAACCCTCTGTTCTGTATTTTGATAATTTGGAATTTACAGAAGGGTCTTTATCTTCAAAAATCATTAATAATGATATAAAATTAATGGTATCACCAAACCCTAGTACGGGAAATGTACTGATTGAAGTACCAGATGATTTTAGGTATGATATAGAAGTCTATAATGTTTTAGGAAGCAAAGTAAAAACAATTGAAAATGTATCAAATCCATTATCTGTTTCTTTAGAAAATTTAGGAAAGGGAGTGTTTTTTTTTAAAACAGCTTATCAAGGTAAAACAATAGTTAAAAGAATAATCATAAATTAA
- a CDS encoding right-handed parallel beta-helix repeat-containing protein, translating into MGIKRRCQLVLGLFMAFTISVNAKEIIRIQPNNEDMTTVVRDAIEGVKDKEIKLVFEKGTYTFLPNYAKEKFSFVTNHGNGLKKIIFLFSDFDHVEIEGNGAEFVFHGQVEPFQFNNCGQVSVKNISIDWDIPFSFQGDITAVNPKENWYEIKPYTKGYSWKLNKGRIYFPNIDGFHFASLGSTLAFDKDTKQVAYGAFDMTLRPNKVERRANGVLRVYDENIKHYPKVGSVFHSKGPHEQNRYAPAFQVTNSKNILFNEVVIHHALGMGFLFERTENIKIINSGIYIKEGSDRAISTIADATHFANCKGDILIENCRFEGMLDDGTNVHGTYVEVAKIINKNTVRVKLMHFEQTGFEFAGKGDEVWFIKAPNPGRGEVNTVSNVKYINDVYTDLTFTNEISSDLKTGDVVENKTWNPVFTMRGCTIRDHRARNIIIKTPLKIIIEDNDLSSMMSSIMLRGETYFWFESGNVEDVVIRNNRFKHVAYGGASEHAVLKVSPRLGKSFDQTMSYDRNILFENNTIETFDNTIIWADRVDGLIIKGNTIKQTNTEKPQFPNAYMFELINCKNVEISKNSYKGTNTHHINADKLTKKTLKVKRNKGIKE; encoded by the coding sequence ATGGGGATAAAAAGAAGATGTCAGTTGGTTTTAGGATTGTTTATGGCTTTTACAATATCTGTAAACGCAAAGGAAATCATAAGAATTCAACCAAATAATGAGGATATGACCACTGTAGTTAGAGATGCTATAGAGGGAGTTAAAGACAAGGAAATTAAATTAGTTTTTGAAAAAGGGACTTATACCTTTTTGCCAAATTATGCAAAAGAAAAATTTTCTTTTGTGACCAATCACGGGAATGGACTAAAAAAAATCATTTTTTTATTTTCAGATTTTGATCATGTAGAAATAGAAGGAAATGGGGCTGAGTTTGTTTTTCATGGACAAGTAGAACCTTTTCAGTTTAATAATTGTGGACAAGTATCTGTAAAAAATATAAGTATAGATTGGGATATTCCTTTTAGTTTTCAAGGAGATATTACGGCAGTAAATCCTAAAGAAAATTGGTACGAGATTAAACCTTATACTAAAGGATATTCATGGAAATTAAATAAAGGTCGCATATATTTTCCTAATATAGATGGTTTTCATTTTGCTTCTTTAGGTAGTACTTTGGCTTTTGATAAGGACACCAAGCAAGTTGCTTATGGAGCTTTTGACATGACTTTAAGACCTAATAAAGTTGAGAGAAGAGCAAATGGTGTTTTACGTGTTTATGACGAAAATATAAAGCATTATCCAAAAGTAGGTTCTGTGTTTCATTCAAAAGGGCCTCACGAGCAAAACAGATATGCACCAGCATTTCAGGTAACCAATTCTAAAAATATTCTTTTTAATGAAGTAGTGATTCATCATGCTTTAGGAATGGGGTTCTTGTTTGAAAGAACAGAGAATATAAAAATTATCAACTCTGGAATTTATATCAAAGAAGGATCAGATAGAGCTATTTCTACCATTGCAGATGCAACACATTTTGCAAACTGTAAAGGGGATATTTTAATAGAAAATTGTCGTTTTGAAGGAATGTTAGACGATGGAACCAATGTACATGGAACTTATGTTGAGGTAGCAAAAATCATCAATAAAAATACAGTTCGAGTAAAACTAATGCACTTTGAACAAACAGGTTTTGAATTTGCAGGAAAAGGGGATGAGGTTTGGTTTATCAAAGCACCAAACCCAGGAAGAGGTGAAGTAAATACAGTAAGCAATGTGAAATACATTAATGATGTATATACCGATTTAACTTTTACTAATGAGATTTCTTCGGATTTAAAGACGGGAGATGTAGTAGAGAACAAAACTTGGAACCCAGTATTTACTATGAGAGGATGTACCATTCGTGATCATAGAGCAAGAAATATTATCATCAAAACTCCATTAAAAATTATTATTGAAGACAATGATTTATCATCAATGATGTCATCAATTATGTTAAGAGGTGAAACTTATTTTTGGTTTGAATCAGGAAATGTAGAAGACGTAGTAATTCGTAACAATCGTTTTAAACATGTAGCGTATGGAGGAGCATCAGAACATGCTGTGTTAAAAGTATCACCAAGATTAGGGAAGTCTTTTGATCAAACAATGAGTTATGATAGAAACATTCTTTTTGAGAACAATACTATTGAAACATTTGATAATACAATTATTTGGGCAGATAGAGTAGACGGATTGATCATTAAAGGAAATACAATCAAACAAACAAATACAGAAAAGCCTCAATTCCCTAATGCGTATATGTTTGAATTAATCAATTGTAAAAATGTAGAAATATCTAAAAACAGCTATAAAGGAACTAATACACACCATATCAACGCAGATAAATTGACTAAAAAGACGTTAAAAGTAAAACGTAATAAAGGTATTAAAGAGTAA
- a CDS encoding FAD-dependent oxidoreductase, which produces MERRKFLRNVAGVAAASSIVPLTVSCKSFDGVAKEINKGNGNEEQWYQLGTGKKVPNPDRKEIVNYDVVVVGAGVAGISAAVAAARNGAKTVLINDRPVLGGNASSEIRVTLNGVNRLETGKAERETGIVEEIMLENRLYNPQESYPVWDHIVYDYVVREPNLTVMLNTQAIDAEMDGAKIISARCWQLTTETEFTVKGDVFIDCSGDGLMAAKAGALYRTGREGKEEFNETYAPDKPDGWQMGASILLQGKDYGRPMPYTPPTFVKKYDGDNAHHERKINNFLDGYWWVELGSDHDIIDVQEDNRHDLMGYLHGVWDYIKNSGKFPESENYALEWVGSLPGRRESRRFIGDHILSETDLTEHKHFDDAIGFGGWSLDEHNPGGILDIKERPSFFHQKFKTVYQVPFSSLYSKNIENLMFAGRNASLTHIALSSTRIQGTCALMGQATGTAATICVNKGITPREVKNKHIKQLQEMLMRDDVYIPKVVANDPKDLAKKASAIFGSSTKSGNAKNVINGISRDIDGEINHWMSDGLPATFQMEWNNPVKLSKVEIKCDTNLHKNITMRKQPLSEFLKKSFITTVPPELLKVLDLEVRVNGSWVKVGSKDRNIVRLIKFDFDQVKTTAIRIKMKETYGKDSVKLFEVRAYEA; this is translated from the coding sequence ATGAAGAACAATGGTATCAATTAGGAACAGGAAAAAAAGTTCCGAATCCAGATAGAAAAGAAATAGTCAATTATGATGTGGTTGTTGTTGGAGCTGGTGTTGCTGGTATTTCTGCTGCTGTAGCCGCTGCAAGAAATGGAGCTAAAACGGTATTAATTAATGATCGTCCTGTGTTAGGGGGAAATGCTTCTAGTGAAATTAGAGTTACACTTAATGGTGTAAATAGATTAGAGACCGGAAAAGCGGAACGTGAAACAGGGATTGTTGAAGAAATAATGTTAGAAAACAGATTGTACAATCCACAAGAATCTTATCCTGTTTGGGATCATATAGTTTATGATTATGTAGTTAGGGAGCCAAACTTAACAGTTATGCTCAACACACAAGCTATTGATGCAGAAATGGATGGAGCAAAAATTATTTCTGCACGTTGTTGGCAGTTGACCACAGAAACGGAGTTTACGGTTAAAGGTGATGTTTTTATAGATTGCTCAGGTGATGGTTTAATGGCTGCTAAAGCTGGTGCTTTGTATAGAACAGGAAGAGAGGGAAAAGAGGAGTTTAATGAAACTTATGCTCCAGACAAACCAGATGGATGGCAAATGGGGGCTTCAATTTTATTACAAGGAAAAGACTATGGAAGACCAATGCCTTATACGCCACCTACTTTTGTTAAAAAATATGATGGTGATAATGCGCATCACGAAAGAAAAATCAATAACTTTTTAGATGGTTATTGGTGGGTAGAATTAGGAAGCGATCATGATATTATTGATGTACAAGAAGATAACAGACATGATTTAATGGGATATTTACACGGAGTTTGGGATTATATTAAAAATTCAGGTAAGTTCCCAGAGTCAGAAAATTATGCATTAGAGTGGGTGGGATCTTTACCAGGTAGAAGAGAGTCTCGTCGTTTTATAGGAGATCATATTTTGTCTGAAACAGATTTAACAGAACATAAACATTTTGATGATGCAATCGGTTTTGGTGGTTGGTCTTTAGATGAACATAACCCTGGAGGAATTTTAGATATTAAAGAACGTCCAAGTTTTTTTCATCAAAAATTTAAAACAGTTTATCAAGTACCTTTTAGTTCTCTATACTCTAAAAATATAGAAAATTTAATGTTTGCTGGTCGTAATGCTAGTTTAACACACATTGCTTTATCCTCAACAAGAATTCAAGGAACCTGTGCTTTAATGGGACAAGCAACAGGAACTGCAGCCACTATATGTGTAAATAAAGGAATTACACCTAGAGAAGTAAAAAACAAACACATCAAACAATTACAAGAAATGTTGATGCGTGATGATGTATATATTCCTAAAGTAGTGGCAAATGATCCAAAAGATTTGGCTAAAAAAGCCAGTGCTATTTTTGGTTCTTCAACAAAATCGGGTAATGCTAAAAATGTAATTAACGGAATTTCAAGAGATATTGATGGTGAAATTAATCATTGGATGTCCGATGGATTACCAGCTACTTTTCAGATGGAATGGAATAATCCTGTAAAACTATCTAAAGTAGAAATTAAGTGCGATACCAATTTGCATAAAAATATTACTATGCGTAAGCAGCCTCTTTCAGAATTTCTGAAAAAGAGTTTTATAACTACGGTGCCACCAGAGTTACTAAAGGTATTGGATTTAGAAGTTAGAGTCAACGGTTCTTGGGTAAAAGTTGGGTCGAAAGATAGAAATATAGTTCGTTTAATCAAGTTTGATTTTGATCAAGTAAAAACAACTGCTATTAGGATTAAAATGAAAGAAACTTATGGAAAAGATAGCGTAAAGCTATTTGAGGTTAGAGCTTATGAAGCTTAA